The Pseudochaenichthys georgianus unplaced genomic scaffold, fPseGeo1.2 scaffold_1892_arrow_ctg1, whole genome shotgun sequence genome has a segment encoding these proteins:
- the lipt2 gene encoding octanoyl-[acyl-carrier-protein]:protein N-octanoyltransferase LIPT2, mitochondrial, whose amino-acid sequence MPPRPLVQVLRLGLLSFRESEALQQQLVLRHHQRVREESHALLLVQHPPTFTTGLRCLPYPPPLLEGLRQTGAEVQRCSRGGLITFHGPGQLVCYPILHLGSFKKAAPSTGLYGYYLTLRAFSH is encoded by the exons CCCCCGCCCCCTGGTCCAGGTCCTGCGCCTCGGCCTCCTCTCCTTCAGAGAGTCAGAGGCTCTACAGCAGCAGCTGGTCCTCAGACACCATCAGAGGGTCAGAGAGGAGAGCCACGCCCTGCTGCTGGTCCAGCACCCCCCCACCTTCACCACGGGGCTGCGCTGCCTCCCCTACCCTCCCCCCCTGCTGGAGGGCCTGCGTCAGACCGGGGCTGAGGTGCAGCGCTGCAGCCGGGGGGGGCTGATCACCTTCCACGGGCCGGGGCAGCTCGTCTGCTACCCCATCCTGCACCTGGGCAGCTTCAAGAAG gctgcgccctctactggactctatgggtactaccttaccctgcgtgcattctcccactga